One window of the Thermotoga sp. genome contains the following:
- a CDS encoding ArsB/NhaD family transporter — protein MFESALVSLLIFIIVYLFIVLEKHHRAVITMLGGSATLFLVFRDPVEALVKYVDFNTVFLLIGMMIFVAVTKRSGLFHFLGLYSVKFSRGNVFVFFLSINLLVALLSSFLDNVTTILVLVPVTLVVCDTVGLDPVPFVISEIISSNIGGTATMIGDPPNIMIASAAKLHFSDFVLNVAPAAILVFFVVMGFLSIVYRRVIFKKVPIEVVRGFDPKRAVVNKKLFYLSITLTIFVLVLFSLQKVLGLESFEVALFAGFFSLAFLDKKEVEGVLKEIEWGVIFFFIGLFLVVGGLEETGILEEISALVSRMSGGKMERALISVLGISSISSAFVDNIPFTATMIPVIRKLAILSPETFSDLRPLWWALSLGACLGGNGTLIGASANIIGTSLIADRKHITFWDYFKIGFPVLILSLLVSGLYLLIRY, from the coding sequence TTGTTCGAAAGCGCTCTCGTTTCCCTTCTGATCTTTATAATAGTATACCTCTTCATCGTTCTGGAAAAACACCACAGAGCGGTCATTACCATGCTGGGAGGAAGTGCCACCCTCTTCCTTGTGTTCAGAGATCCAGTCGAAGCATTGGTCAAATACGTGGACTTCAACACTGTTTTCCTCTTGATAGGCATGATGATCTTCGTTGCCGTTACGAAGAGAAGCGGTTTGTTTCATTTCCTGGGATTGTACTCCGTGAAGTTCTCCAGAGGAAACGTGTTTGTGTTCTTTCTTTCGATCAATCTTCTTGTGGCTCTGCTTTCATCTTTCTTGGACAACGTGACGACGATCCTTGTGCTCGTGCCGGTTACCCTCGTGGTTTGCGATACGGTGGGCCTCGATCCGGTACCTTTCGTGATATCCGAGATCATTTCGTCGAACATAGGTGGAACCGCCACGATGATAGGAGATCCTCCGAACATAATGATCGCCTCGGCAGCGAAGCTTCATTTTTCAGATTTTGTTCTCAACGTGGCCCCCGCTGCCATCTTGGTATTCTTCGTCGTAATGGGATTCCTCTCGATCGTTTACAGGAGAGTTATCTTCAAAAAAGTGCCGATAGAAGTGGTCAGAGGGTTTGATCCGAAAAGGGCCGTTGTCAACAAAAAACTCTTCTATCTGTCTATAACACTGACAATTTTTGTTCTCGTTCTTTTTTCCCTTCAAAAGGTACTCGGGCTGGAGAGTTTCGAAGTGGCTTTGTTCGCTGGATTCTTCTCTCTTGCCTTCTTGGATAAGAAGGAGGTAGAAGGTGTTCTCAAAGAGATCGAATGGGGTGTGATTTTCTTCTTCATAGGACTGTTTCTCGTCGTTGGTGGATTGGAAGAGACGGGTATTCTGGAGGAGATCTCGGCGCTCGTTTCCAGGATGTCTGGAGGAAAGATGGAGCGTGCTCTGATATCCGTCTTGGGTATATCCAGCATAAGTTCGGCTTTTGTCGATAACATCCCGTTTACAGCAACGATGATTCCAGTGATAAGAAAACTGGCGATCCTGTCGCCGGAAACTTTTTCCGATCTGAGACCCCTTTGGTGGGCACTCTCTTTGGGAGCATGCCTGGGAGGGAACGGTACTTTGATTGGGGCGTCTGCGAACATCATAGGCACCTCGCTGATCGCGGATAGAAAACACATAACTTTCTGGGATTATTTCAAAATAGGTTTTCCCGTACTCATACTCAGTCTTCTGGTATCAGGATTGTATCTTCTGATCAGATATTGA